Genomic DNA from Lacipirellulaceae bacterium:
CTCAGCCGAAGGCGATCAGATCGTCGTCGAGGGCTCTGCGATGGGCGGCAACGAGGGCGGAGTCAACGTCTATCTCGATGCCGGTGGATCGACCGCTACGCGGCTCAAGCCGCTATTTACCGATCAGCAATTCCGTGACTTCGCCGAATACATCGGAGACAGCGCCCCGCAATACCTGTCACTGACTGCCGACGCAGTTGGAAACCTTTACTTTCATGAGATCCGCACCGATGGCATTTTCGTTTATGACACGGAGGGGCGTTTCGCGAAGATTGCCAGCGAGGCCGAGCACAACGATTTCCAAGTGGCCAACGGCGTCGGACGCAACGATACAGTCCTCGATCTTCAAGTCCGCACAACAAATACACCAGGCTTCGCCGTCAATGAACTCATTTACACTGACGACACACTAGACGCTCCGGTTGGAGTGTTGGCTTATAAAATCGGCGACTTCGATCGGGACAATGTCGTTGATAACGACGACTTTGCCATGTTTGGGGCGGCGCTTGGAACGCGTGGCACTGCCGCGGACTCAATGAACAATAAGTTTGACCTAAACGGCAATGCCGAGTTGGCTTTCGACCCGGACGATCAGCGCTTTGAACACGTCTCGAACGGGGCCGTGGTCGTCGACTGGAAGGATGTCAAGATTCTGCAGGACTTTACAGACATCCAAGACGGCGATGCCAATCTTGATGGATCGATCGATTTCCTAGACCTTGACATTATGGCGGCCAACTATTTCACGATAGCCGGTCAGACGGAAGAAACCTGGATCGATGGCGACTTTGCGAGCATCGACCCGAGCTATGCGTTCAACGCGATTGACGCCAACTTGGTCAATCTGATCGACCTAGAAGTTATCGCAAACACCTGGGTCAACGTACTCGGGCAGACTCCGGTCACGGAAGCGGATGCAGACACGCAAGGCTACACCGGTCAGTTCCGAGCGGATCTGCTGCTCGCCTTCTCCTCATTCGGTGGGCTGATGGCAGATTTTAATGGCGACACGATTGTCGACGGCGATGACTTGGCAATTTTCATGGCAAATTATGGGAACTCCGCAGATCCCGCCACAGGAGATGCCAACGGTGATGGCGAAGCGGAAGGATCGGACTTCCTTATTTGGCAGGGCGAGTTTACCGTCGGATCCTCGCTGGCCAGTTCGCGAGTTGTGCCCGAACCGTCTTCGGGTGTCGCGACCTTGCTAGGGTTGTTGCTGTTGTTGCCCACTCGTCGACGAAGCTGATTGCTCCTAGCCCACAGGCGAGCAACTGCCGCAATCGGACGACTCCCCATGAAAAAGCCGCGGTCCCGACAACAGTCGAAACCGCGGCTACGTTTACAACGATCAACCGATTCGCAAACTAATGTTTGCGTCGACGAACTTGGCAGAGCACTAGGCCGAAGCTGAGTAACGCGATCGCTCCTGGTTCAGGAATCGTAATCACGAACTGCCGCTGAACGCCATCAGACACGCCACGGAACCACACATTATAGGATCCGTTCGCCTGAATATCGCCAATCGAAAGTCCGGTAGTGATATCGTCCAGGGTCTGACTTACACCGCCCACCAGAACCGTATCACCTTCCTTGATCACTAATTGGTCAACGCCGCTGGAATCTCCAACATAAATGGCTTCTGAATCTGTGCTTCCTCCGGTGAGGTCGGTATCGAAATCCCAGATAGCGGCCCAGATACCTTGCTCATTCAGGTCAGCGTTCTCGATGCTACCGTCGATAATTCCACCAGCGATAAGATCGCCTTCGCGGGCAACGATCACACCATTGATCGAGACGAATTCATCGGCACTACCGCCCGTTTGGTCGGTGTCACCAGTGATGAGAAAATCTCCCACTTCATTGATGCGATGGAAATCGAAGTTGTCCCAACTGTCGCCAACGCCTCCGCTCGACACAGGAATTAGATCACCTTCACGAATGTTGCCTGCCCCAGAAGCAATGGGGGCACCATTAATTAAGACGATGCCATCATCGGCCGACGATCCGGTGTCGATGTTTACCTCCTGAATCGGCCCATTGGCATCGCTATTGCCGTGCTGGAACTCGTCAAAGCCATCGATCGCAAATCCAAGAATCAGATCGCCAATCTGTGGGGAGTTCGACAAGCCTGCTCCAACGAAGAGGCCGTTGTCCGGGCTAATACCGAAAAACGAAGCTGTGCCGCCATGAGTCGATACGACGTCAAGAAAGTTGGTCGCAGTGCCAGCACCGGCGTCTCCTTCTTTTACAATGAGTGTATCGTCTTGGTAGATAGAATTACCTACTGGTGCGCCTGTCACCTCGTCGATGTCGGCTCCATAGGTAACCACACCAGCGTTCGACAAACCGATTTCGCCATCAAATGAAGTTTGCACGAAGTTGCCAATGGTGCCGGCTGTGCGAACGACGCCATTGGGAGTTACGCCGTCAACGCTGCCGTAAATGTGAGCGGCTCCGTCCGTGGTGTCGAGTTGGACCACGAAGCCATTCGAGCTGTTAGAAGCACCGGAAAAGCGAATGACTTCGACGGTCGAACCACCTAGGGCATCGCCCTCACTGATGATTGCCGTGGCCGGCGCGGCGAATGATGATGACACAGAGATCGAGAGTCCATACAACAGGAAGCAGAAGCTCCCAAAAACTAATTGTCTGTACGTTTTCATTAGACGTATCTCCCCCTAACAAGAAAAAACGGTCTCGCTCGTCGGCAGATCTAGTGCAGTGACGAGCACAAAGCATCATTGTGTGACGGCCTTTACGCACCATCACGATTCAGCATAATTCGCTATATTAACAAACTCTTACGCTAAGGGCTCGCTACGGCGAAGTCAACGGAATTCAACCGAAATTTGCGGTACTGTTGGCAACTCAGCTAGTGAGTTTCATGCAGCGAAAGCGACCCCCAACGCGGAAACAGCGTATCCGGCGACCAGAGAGCCAAGAATAGGACCAAGAGAGCGACAACCTCTCAGGATCCGAAGGGGAATAGCGCAGGCCAATAATCACGCTTGAAGAAGGCGTGATACTCGATGCGTCAGAATTCGCTCAGTCCACACCCTGAGAGTCGATCAGCGACTTTAATGTGCTGCCACGATCAATGCTGGCTCGGGAGATGTGTGGAAGCCTGGAGCCGCACCCCTCGCACCTAGGGGCAACGGACCGTAAACGCTCATGGTCACAGACAACATGACTGTTTCCGGTGGTCTCGGTAAGACGAAAGGGTTGGTGATTCTTGAACTCTCGGAAACCTCCTACGGAGCCAACGACCAGATTGCCGTCTGCGTTAACTTGAATACAGCAGGCACTTCTAGTAACGCAACTGTGACCGTGATCCCAGCAGAAGCATAGCTGGCAAGTTCTTACGACTCGAGTACTGTCGAACGAACTCACTCGGCGAACGATTCGGATTCCCCGGGTATTGCGAGCATACAGACGCGTTTCAGACAGTCGATTTTCGTGGATTTAGACTCGGCAGACTTGGACATCGACCTTCCCACTTTTCTTGCTCCATGTGGGCTTCGATTTTCTAGTATCTTTCGATTTTGACGTAGGG
This window encodes:
- a CDS encoding PEP-CTERM sorting domain-containing protein; translated protein: MSSSFAAPATAIISEGDALGGSTVEVIRFSGASNSSNGFVVQLDTTDGAAHIYGSVDGVTPNGVVRTAGTIGNFVQTSFDGEIGLSNAGVVTYGADIDEVTGAPVGNSIYQDDTLIVKEGDAGAGTATNFLDVVSTHGGTASFFGISPDNGLFVGAGLSNSPQIGDLILGFAIDGFDEFQHGNSDANGPIQEVNIDTGSSADDGIVLINGAPIASGAGNIREGDLIPVSSGGVGDSWDNFDFHRINEVGDFLITGDTDQTGGSADEFVSINGVIVAREGDLIAGGIIDGSIENADLNEQGIWAAIWDFDTDLTGGSTDSEAIYVGDSSGVDQLVIKEGDTVLVGGVSQTLDDITTGLSIGDIQANGSYNVWFRGVSDGVQRQFVITIPEPGAIALLSFGLVLCQVRRRKH